The genomic region TCCCTTTCAACTCAGGGATTTTTGCATTTAAGGTTAACCTAAAGTACGCTTATTTATTTTTATTACTGGTGGGCCCCATTTGGGGGCAATTTTATTTACCGGGGGCGGGGGAAAGGGAGGCATATTTACTTCTTCCCGTGGTGACACCGGCGGTGGGTGTGGCTCCGGTTGAGACGGAATCACGGGTGGTGGGGCTGCTCCCGGCTGCTCCGGCCCCGGGGCTGTTGGTACCTCTGGTGGCGGTGGTGGTTGGCCCGGCGGGGGAGGTGTCGGAGGTGCGGGTGTTGAAGGTGGTTGACCGTTAAATGGTGTCCCCGGAGATGGGCCGGGATTAAAATGCATTGGCGGCTTGGGTAAGTTTTCTCTTGGGTGTCTGGGTGCGTGTACCACCGTAATACTGTTATAGATACGTTCATCCTCACTTACCAGTTGTCCGTTTTCATAACGGCGGTGCCGTACTTCCACCCGGGGAATATAGGCCGATACCTCCGCGGGTACGCTAAGACTGGACAGACGACACAAACGAATACCCGCGCCCTCCACCACCAAATCAACATGATCGTTTTGATAGCAGCGGCAGGGGTCAGGGGTTGTCAGTTGACGTGTGGTTCGCATCAATTTATACTGAGCCATGATAGCCACTCCAAGGCAAATTATTCCTCTAATGTAGGTTATGATAGTCTTATGCATAAGGTTACATTATAAACGAGGTGTTTTAACTATGGCTAAACTGACTCCGGTTAAGCCGGGGGATATTATTGAATTGGATGTGCACGGTTTGGGGCATACAGGTGAAGGAGTGGGCAGGTACCAGGGTTTAGCAATTTTTGTACCGGGGGCCCTGCCCGACGAAAGGGTGCGGGCTGTAATTAGCCAGGTTAAAAAATCCTATGCCAGGGGAAAGTTAATTGAAGTTGTAACCCGGACAACTGACAGAATCTTACCCCGGTGCCCTGCGGCTGCCGATTGTGGCGGCTGCCAGTTGCAACATTTGGATTACCAGGCTCAATTGACCCATAAAACTACCCTGGTTAAATCCGCCCTGACCCGTATAGGGGGACTTAATGATGTGCCGGTACGGCCAACCATAGGTATGGAGTATCCATGGCATTACCGCAATAAAATTCATTTGCATGCAACCCAAAGTGCTGGCAGGATTAAATTAGGTTTTTTTGCCGAGGGAACCCACCAACTGACGGCAGACATCAGTGAACAAAGCTGTCTGCTGGTAAACCAGGAAATCATTGAGGTTGTGGCCGCTGTAGAAGAATTGCTCAATAGCTTTAAAATAAAGTCTTATGATTGGGAGAGTAAGCAAGGGTTATTACGACACGTAATGATCCGCCGGGGGTATGCCACCGGCGAGATAATGGTGGTTTTAGTTACCACGGCGGAAAATTGGCTTACAGAGCAGGAGTTGGCCCGGGAAATTGTAAACCGGCATCCCAGGGTGGTGTCGGTGATACGTAATATTAATACTAACCCCGGACGATTAATCCTGGGTCCCCAAAATCAAGTGCTGGCAGGAAAGGACAGCATTACCGACCGGCTTTGTGGTTTAAAATTCAAAATCTCCGCCGCCTCATTTTATCAGGTTAACCCCCGGCAAACCGAAGTCTTATATAACAAGGCTCTGGAGTTTGCTAACCTTAAGGGAGATGAAACAGTTGTTGATGCCTACTGTGGTATAGGCACCATTGCCAGCTTGTTGGCCCGTCATGCTGGTAGTGTTATTGGTTTAGAAATCGTACCCGACGCGGTGACAGATGCCCGAGAGAATGCCAGGTTAAACAATCTATTTAATATTGAATTCTTCAATGGCTCCGTTGAAAGACTATTGCCGGAAATGGTGGCCCGGGGCTTAAGACCTGATCTGGTGGTACTGGACCCGCCGCGCAAGGGATGTGAAAAGGAAGTACTGGAAGCCATACTTAAAACGCAAGTACCCCGGGTGGTTTATGTTTCCTGTGACCCGGCCACCCTGGCCCGGGACCTGGGTATCCTGGCAGGGGCCGGATATGAGCCGGCAGAAGTACAACCGGTGGACATGTTTCCCTGGACCTGTCACGTTGAGTGCGTGGTTTGGCTCAAAAGAAAACACAGCCCATAAAGCCTTGCGCTGCAAGGCTTTATGGGCTTTTGGAAGGAATTGGATATGTTTCCGTGGGCGGGGGGAGAAAACGCCTGATTATTGTAAATATATGTCTAATAAGATAGAATATTGAAAGAAATAGATTGATAAGTTGTGTATTTGTCAACTCAAAATTTACCCATATGGCCATTAAAAATTCCCCCACCTACCTATAAAAAAAGGGGCACCACCTTAATCCATTCTATTTAGCTCCCCTAGAACTTTTGGAGAAAATACACGTATATGTTAGTATAGAAGTAGCGGGTAATGAGAGTGACAAAAAATCAGTACAGTGATGAATTTAAAGAACAAATTGTAAAAGAATGTAAGGAGACAGGCAACGTAGCCTTAGTGGCCCGGAGACATGAGATAGCAACAACTACTATCCATACCTGGCTTAAAAAACAACGCCAAAGAGGTTCCGTAAAACTGGCCCGTACCCCTTTTGATGGACATTAGAAACACAAGTATAATAGAAGTTGAAAGGGGTCATAAAAGATGGCAAAGCAATATAGTTCAGAATTCAAAATGGAAGCCATTAAACGGGTAGAATCCTCTGAAGGTTCCATAGCCTCGGTTGCAAAAGAATTAGGTGTAAACACTAACACGCTACATGGTTGGTTAAAAAAATTTCGTGAGAAGCCTGACGTTCCCTTCCCAGGTAGTGGGAAATTAAGTACGGATGACGAGTTAATTAAAAAGCTTGAGCGCCAGATTCGGGATCTCCGGGAGGAAAATGAGATCTTAAAAAAGGCGGCAGCTTACTTCGCGAAGAACCTGAAGTAAAGAGGTTTGAATTCATCAGAGCTAACCGCTGTAAATTCCGGGTGGCGAAGCTGTGCGAAATGCTTGGTGTTTCACGAAGTGGTTATTATGCATGGGAGAATCGCCCGAAAAGTACAAGAGACACAGAAAATGAAGTGCTCAAGGAAGAAATAAAGTCGATACATAAGAAGACAAAGCAAACCTATGGTTCTCGTAAAATTACCAAGGAACTCCGACGTAAAGGTAAATTGGTTAACCATAAGCGTGTAGAGCGACTTATGAAACAGGAAGGCTTGAGATCAAAGGTAGCTAAAAAATATAAGGCAACAACAAATTCAAACCATCACCTGCCAGTGGCGGAGAATATTTTAAACCGTCAGTTTTCAGCAGAAAAACCCAATATGAAAATGGTCAGCGACATAACCTATCTATGGACAGAAGAAGGCCGGCTTTATATAGCTGGGGTGATGGATTTATGTGGTCAAAAAATAGTTGGGCTCTCAATGAGTGATAGAATGACGAAGGAGCTTGTTATCAACGCTCTGGATAGTGCCTGTAAACGGTATAGACCTGCCCCAGGGATGTTAATTCACTCTGATCGTGGTAGCCAATATTGTTCAAACGACTATCAAAATTACCTTAAGAAGCGCGGTTTTATTTGCAGCATGTTCCGGAAAGGAAACTGCTGGGATAATGCCCCAATGGAAGCCACTATCCACAACAGGTAACCGCCGCCTGCGGTCGGAGCGAAGCGAAGATTCTTGACTTCATGTGCTAGACTGAATAGACCCGACCGAGGTAACCAGATTTTGGTGTATATCCGTCGGTCGGGTAATTTTAAATTAGCACATGGAGTCAAGAACGGTGGCCAGGTTACTAACCAGACCACTGCACATAATCAATATCTTGATAGGCTAACGAATATTAAGCAATTCTATGAAACAGGAAGCAATACTTGTGTTTTATGTGTCTATTTAACGGGGGACGCCGCAGAATGTCCGATAATATTTTAGAGAAAAATTTGAACGCTTTTAAAAGGTTGTCAGATGGATAATATGTTTTTTGCGGTAAGACATTGAGAAAGGGTAAGTGTAAAAGAATGACTCAGAGAAGATTTAAGGTAATCCTCGAATGGAACGAAGACGGAGGATGATATACCGTAACAGTTCCCTTATTACCCGGATGTGTTACCGAAGGGGATACCCTGCAGGAGGCACTCGATAACGCTCAAGAGGCTATTATAGGCTACCTGGAGGCATTAAAATTGAAAGGGCAACCGCTTCCTGAAAAGGATGCACCAATGTTCTTTGGGGAGGTTGAGGTTTCAGTATGACCCCAGGGTTGCAGGTAAAAGCAGTGAATAAGATTGAAGGACTTGAATTATTACATGATTTTAAGTTATGAAATAAAAATAAGACAACTCACCGAGGAAGAAGGTGGCGGTTGGTTGGCGGAAATTCCTCTCCTTCCTGGGTGTATGTCTGATGGTGAAACTGTGGAAGAAGCCATGGCCAATATCAATGATGCAAAAAAATGTTGGATTAAAACATGTTTGGAACTGGGTATGGATATACCGGAACCTACAACCTAGGGAGAGAGTAACGCGAGAAACATAGACAGATAATATGTTTAACAGAATGATGATTTTAAACTATAAAGCATAGATATACCGTAGCGTCCGCTTTTCCGTAAGTGCTGTAATTTAAAAATAAAGGGTGATAATTTCATTGGCAGACAGAAACGATAATAAAAATGGTAAACCTTTATCTGCGGCCGATCCACCCCGGGAAATAAACCATTTTACATTAACCAAAATTGCCCAGAGTGCGGAACAGAACTAGTATTAAGTAATTTGTTGCATAACTCTAATGAGAATGAGATTTGGTATGACGAGTTTATGTGTCCGGTTTGCAAAGATGAAATTTATTTGGATTGGCCGGAAGAAGAATTTTTAAGTTTAAAAAAAGAAATCGAACAGTTGGTTCATGGCTTAAACGTTGACCCCAAGAAATTCAAATCAAAAGTCCCGCATCTAAAAGTGGTTGATGGGGTGGCTGTTATTAATCCCAAAGACTCTTTGCAAAAAAAATGGTTTGAGAAATTTAAGAAGTAACTACACGCCGCCTGTAGTGGCGGAGGCTTGGAGAACCTGTGGGCCAGTGGTTAAAACATGGCTGCAGATGAAGAAAGGCGGGTTTCAATCTTGGAATTTAGATTAGAGCCTCAAAACATTACTATAAGATAATATTATGAATGCACTCCTGAAAAAATAGAATTAATTGATGGCATATTATGTGGGGATAAAGATATAGCTAGAAAATTATTATCACTGCTTATTGTGAATTTCGGAGTACAAGAGGTTGTAAATATGATTCCCAAAGAGTTGATAGAACAGGCTATTTCAAAGTCGACCAAAGTAAGGTAGAGTGGTTGTAACAGTGGGAAAATACTGTATGCCTAAAAATATATTCGCAACATACCATGCAGCCAAGCGTTATCTTGAACGCATTCTAGGTCTTAAGCCACCGATTTCATCCAGAAAAGTTGCCACGGCCAGACTCTTTTTAACGAAAGAATTAGGTAACCGGGTTTTAGATATATATTGTTGTCGCCATGATCAGGCTGTATACCGCATTGAGCTTACGTACAAAGGGATGCTTATTGTTTATGAACCTGAAACTAAACAAGTTATTACTATTACCTCTGATGGACGTAATAAGGAAAAGTTAAAAATGGAATTAGCTGTACCTATAAATTTCCGGTTAACTGGTGAAATAAGAAATTTTTTTAAAAAGGAGAGCTGGAGAAAATTTTACATTTGCAGATGGCCTGTAATCGGCCGCAGGGCCTGGGCGCTTATATTAGACGTAAATGGACATAGAATTGAGGTTAATTATGCAGAAAAGACAGTATACATGGAGCCGGGAACGACAAGAAGATTTCCTTTTGCATTAAACAAAAACGGGATGGGAAACAAAAAAGATTATACCAGCCAGGAAGAGGTTGATTCTTGAAATGTCTTTCGTTTCCCCCTGGTTTTACCTTCTTTTCGACCATAATCGACATGCTTAAACAAAGAATTTCTAAAAGATGGCCAGGTACTGGCCCTGCACCGGGAACTGAGGCAGGGCGAACAGGAACCGCAGACGCAGAGACAACAGCAGCAGGGACAGGGTTAAAAATAGCGAAGGGCCGGTGATGACTGTCGTCACTTCTGCACCTATACAGAGCCTCGGGAAATTGCTGTTAATATAGAAAATGGCAGTTTAAAAGAGCATATTGTTTTAGTAAAAATCAACGATGATGTTTCAAGGATAGAGCTAATATACAGTCAGGAAAAACACCCTCGGCAGAGTAAGCTGGGGTTTAATTTTTCTAAGGGGGTTGTGGTGAGGGTGAGATGTCATTTTCACAGTAGTTCGCAAATGTGCGGTTTTGTTTGTAAAATTCAGTGAAATATGTTAATATCTAAAGTAAGATAGTTAGATAATCTTACTTTAGGAGGAAGCCGAAGCTATGGAAGTTAAAATTATTTCTAAGAATTATAGGCCAAAGAAGGTGAGAGTAAGGAGTAAAGGCCAATTTACAATTCCCTTTGAGTTTAGAGAAAAGATTGGTATTCGGGAAGATACAGTTCTGGACGTTTACAACTTTGGCAAAGTTATTATCGCCACACCTGAAAAACCGGTGGTAAAAGAATTAGCTGCAGCAGTACGGGAAGGGATGGAGGAATATAAGGTAAACCTGGATGATTTACTGGCAGAACTGCGGGAGGGAAGGCATGAGTACAGTAAAGAAGATTAAAGTTTTCTTTGACAGCAGCGTGTTGATTGCGGGTCTTGCCTCCCCCGACGGCGCATCAAATATGCTGCTTATTTTATGCGAAATGGGATTTATTACTCCTGTTATCTCAGAAAAAGTGGTAACTGAGGTTATCAGGAATATCGAAAAAAAACTGCCCCGGTGCCTTCCTTATTACCACAAGTTATTTAAAACCCTTCCCTTTGAACTTGCAGACCCTACACCGGAATTTATTGCACTGGCACAAAAAATAATCAACGAAAAGGATGCAGACATCCTTTCCGCGGCAATGAATGCGGAGGTTCACTATTTGGTCAGCCTTGACAAACATTTTATCCATGTAGACCCATCAGCCCTGAATATTAAAATCTGCACCCCCGGTGAATTATTGGAAAAAATTCAATAAATAACCTAAAGCAAGGAGAAAAACCGGGAGTGCCGCCTTTCTCCCCAGGTGTAAACGCTGGGGCTTCCGGCGGCGGTCTTAAAAAAGGTGGCCACCATACTGGGGCACTCAAACCTGGCCACAACAAAAGTTTATATAGAGCTGAGGTGCAAGGATAATGGAGTCAAATATCCAACCGAAAAGTTCTTTTGCCTGGACTTCATTTTACATGGAGTTTGCCGACAAGTTATTGCCGTATAAAAACAACCGCCCGCAGCTTCTTGAGCTGATCAAAGATGTCTTTGACAGTTCAGGCTTCCGCTATCCGTTTACGGAAAACGGCCAGCCTATTGACGACATTTGCCCGTTTACCGTATTCGGCTGCTTTAACAAAGGAATAACCAATGAAAACCGTATTGCCCTGATGAAAGGTATCGGCAGCAAACTTGGCGTTAAGGCTGCAGTACCGACAGAATTTGACGGCATTCCGGTATTGAATAACATGAGGGCCTGGTTTTTCGGCTATAAAGCCGAGCGCAAGGAAGATGATATTTCCAACCTGTGGGATGTGTTTGAAGCCGGGATAAACTATGCAGACAACCCGTCGGAAGTCTCTAAGGCGGCATTTATAGCCTGTTACGACAAGGTTAGAATGCAGCTTGGGATCAAGTGGAATCTGACGATGGGGCTGTACTGGATACGCCCGTTTTCCTACTTAAACCTTGATGAACGGAACAGGAGCTACCTGACTCAAAATGATGCTCCCTATTACACGAGCATTGCCAGGATTTCTAATCTAAAGCAGCTTCCCGGGGCAAAAACCTATTTGGAGCTCATCGCTGCCTGCAAAGAAATCTTTGCAATAAGCGACATCCCGCATCACAGTTTTCCCGAGCTGTCCCACGCGGCATGGACGATATCAACTTCAGGAGAGCAGAATAAAAAAAGCTCTTCTGCCAGCTTTCTGAAATGGTTTGCCCCTCTTATCAATGCCCTGAAAGAATTGGGCGGCTCTGCGACCCCGGAACAGGCCCGCAAACAGATAATATCAGACTTGAACCTTCCGGATGAAATCATTAATGAAACACGCGGCAAAACGGCAGTAAAAAAATTTGACAACGAGGTTGCTTTTGCACGAAATTACTTGGCTTATGAAGGGTACATAGATAGTTCCGTCAGGGGTATCTGGTCCCTTACAGAAAAAGGGCGTTCTGCGCCTATGAACGATGAAATCGCCAGTGAAATATTTTTAAAATGGGCAGAGATTTTTAAAAAACGCCGTGAAAGTGCCGAAGATGTTTTTATAAATGAGAGAAATACGAACGAGAAGCGATACTGGATTTATGCTCCCGGCAACAAATCTTCCAAATGGGAGGAGTTTTACTCCCAGGGAATCATGGGCATCGGCTGGGACGAAATGGGCGACCTGAAACAGTATCCCAGCAAGGATGCCATGAAAACCAAAATGAAGGAACTGTACGGCGCGGAATATTCATATATGAACTCGGCCCTGGCCACATGGCAGTTTGCCAATGTGATTCAAGCAGGCGATATCGTTTATGTCAAAAAAGGCATGCGTAAAGTTATCGGCCGCGGCATAGTTGAATCCGACTATATTTTTGATGACGGGCGCGAGGAGTATAAACATATCCGTAAAATTAAATGGACGCATAACGGGGAATGGGAACATCCGGGACAAGCCGTCATGAAAACCCTTACCGACATTACTCTCTACACCAATTACGTACATAAATTGGAAGCTCTTTTTATAGACGATGATTCTACAGATGTTCCGGAAGAAAAGGAAATTGTGTATGATCCTTACACCGAAGATGACTTCCTCAGTGAAGTTTTCATGGATGCGGGACGTTACAGCACATTGGTGAACTTATTGAAAAACAAGAAAAATATCATCCTGCAAGGCGCTCCCGGTGTCGGCAAGACTTTTGCCGCCAAAAGGCTGGCCTTTTCCATGATGGGGCAAAAAGACACAAGCCGGGTAATGATGGTGCAATTCCATCAGAGTTACAGCTATGAAGATTTTATTATGGGCTTCCGCCCGTCCAAAGACGGATTTGAACTTACCCCCGGGCCTTTTTACCAGTTCTGTAAAGCTGCCCAGGATGACGACGAACGGGATTATTTCTTTATTATTGACGAGATCAACCGCGGCAATGTAAGCAAGATTTTCGGCGAGCTGCTTATGCTGATTGAAAAGGAAAAGCGCGGCGAAAAACTGCGCCTGCTCTATTCCAACGAGTTATTTTCCGTTCCCCAAAATGTTTATATTATCGGCATGATGAATACCGCAGACCGCAGCCTTGCCATAATCGACTACGCTCTGAGAAGAAGATTTGCTTTCTTTGAGCTTGAGCCTGCTTTTGACTCCGAAGGATTTCAAGCAATCATGCAGCAAGCAAACAATCCCAAGTTTAATGCCCTTGTGGAGCAAATCAAGGCTTTGAATGAATTCATCAGCAAGGATGAATCTCTTGGCAGCGGGTTCAGAATCGGCCACAGTTTTTTGTGTGCAAATGGGGAAATAACCGATGAATGGCTGGAAGCTGTTATTAAATACGAGCTCTTACCCCTTTTGAGCGAGTATTGGTTTGATGAGCCATCCAAAGTCGAGCAGTGGACAAAAAGGCTGTGTGGTGCCTTAGATGATTAGAATTCAGAACATTTACTACATGCTTGCTTACGCCTTTCAAGTTTTAAATGAAGACGGCTATAAAAAGGTGGCAACCGAAGAATTCGCCCATGCCTCCGATTTATTTGCGGCGATTCTCGCCAAAGGCATTGCCAGCCAAATCAAAAGGGGCTTGAGCAGGGAGTATGTCAGCAAAACAGAGGCCATTAGCTCACCTGCCGGGAAAATCAATGTTTCCGCCTCTGTAAAGCAAAACTCCATGCTCAAAAAGCAACTGGTCTGCGATTATGATGAGTTTACAGAAAACGCTTATATGAATAAAATCCTCAAAACTACCGCAATGCTTTTAATTCGCTGCCCGGAAGTGTCTGTACCGCATAAAAAGTCTTTAAATAAAGCAATGCTCTATTTCAGCAATGTTGATGAGGTTGCCCCCCACAGGATTCAGTGGTCGGGCATCAGATATCACAGGAATAATGCCGCCTATAAAATGCTGCTGAATATCTGCTATTTGGTTATCGAAGGCATGCTTCTGACGGAGCAGGACGGTTCCCGGAAGCTGGCGCGCTATGTGGACGATCAGCACATGCACAGGCTTTACGAAAAATTTGTGCTGGAGTATTACCGCAGGCATTTCCCGCAATTTAATGCCTCGGCTGCCCATATTGACTGGGATGTCGACGGAGGCGAAATCGATTATTTGCCGTCTATGAAATCAGACATAACTCTCCGATACCAGGGTAAAACCCTCATTATAGACACCAAATATTATGAGCACACGATGCAGACAAACAGCTTTTACAACAGCCGGACGCTCCATTCCCACAACATGTACCAGATTTTTACCTATGTAAAGAACATGGATGCCGCCAATTCCGGTAATGTAAGCGGCCTTTTGCTTTATGCCAAAACCGATGAAGAAATCGTACCGGACAGCGATTATCTGATTGGCGGCAACCGCATAAGTGTCAAAACCATCGACTTGAACACTGACTTTTCCAACATAGCCAAACAATTGAATGCTATAGCGGAAAGGCTGTTATTGTAGAACTCGAGGATATAATAAGTTTTGTGTAGTGCGGCCGGGCAAGGTCGCTAATTCTAGTGGGTGTAAGCCCCACCAGGGTAATGCCTAACCAGCAGCCCTGTAGCTAGTTCTTG from Desulfotomaculum nigrificans DSM 574 harbors:
- the rlmD gene encoding 23S rRNA (uracil(1939)-C(5))-methyltransferase RlmD; its protein translation is MAKLTPVKPGDIIELDVHGLGHTGEGVGRYQGLAIFVPGALPDERVRAVISQVKKSYARGKLIEVVTRTTDRILPRCPAAADCGGCQLQHLDYQAQLTHKTTLVKSALTRIGGLNDVPVRPTIGMEYPWHYRNKIHLHATQSAGRIKLGFFAEGTHQLTADISEQSCLLVNQEIIEVVAAVEELLNSFKIKSYDWESKQGLLRHVMIRRGYATGEIMVVLVTTAENWLTEQELAREIVNRHPRVVSVIRNINTNPGRLILGPQNQVLAGKDSITDRLCGLKFKISAASFYQVNPRQTEVLYNKALEFANLKGDETVVDAYCGIGTIASLLARHAGSVIGLEIVPDAVTDARENARLNNLFNIEFFNGSVERLLPEMVARGLRPDLVVLDPPRKGCEKEVLEAILKTQVPRVVYVSCDPATLARDLGILAGAGYEPAEVQPVDMFPWTCHVECVVWLKRKHSP
- a CDS encoding IS3 family transposase, yielding MTKNQYSDEFKEQIVKECKETGNVALVARRHEIATTTIHTWLKKQRQRGSVKLARTPFDGH
- a CDS encoding transposase; protein product: MAKQYSSEFKMEAIKRVESSEGSIASVAKELGVNTNTLHGWLKKFREKPDVPFPGSGKLSTDDELIKKLERQIRDLREENEILKKAAAYFAKNLK
- a CDS encoding IS3 family transposase, encoding MRANRCKFRVAKLCEMLGVSRSGYYAWENRPKSTRDTENEVLKEEIKSIHKKTKQTYGSRKITKELRRKGKLVNHKRVERLMKQEGLRSKVAKKYKATTNSNHHLPVAENILNRQFSAEKPNMKMVSDITYLWTEEGRLYIAGVMDLCGQKIVGLSMSDRMTKELVINALDSACKRYRPAPGMLIHSDRGSQYCSNDYQNYLKKRGFICSMFRKGNCWDNAPMEATIHNR
- a CDS encoding type II toxin-antitoxin system HicB family antitoxin produces the protein MKDLNYYMILSYEIKIRQLTEEEGGGWLAEIPLLPGCMSDGETVEEAMANINDAKKCWIKTCLELGMDIPEPTT
- a CDS encoding AbrB/MazE/SpoVT family DNA-binding domain-containing protein gives rise to the protein MEVKIISKNYRPKKVRVRSKGQFTIPFEFREKIGIREDTVLDVYNFGKVIIATPEKPVVKELAAAVREGMEEYKVNLDDLLAELREGRHEYSKED
- a CDS encoding PIN domain-containing protein — protein: MSTVKKIKVFFDSSVLIAGLASPDGASNMLLILCEMGFITPVISEKVVTEVIRNIEKKLPRCLPYYHKLFKTLPFELADPTPEFIALAQKIINEKDADILSAAMNAEVHYLVSLDKHFIHVDPSALNIKICTPGELLEKIQ
- a CDS encoding AAA family ATPase; amino-acid sequence: MESNIQPKSSFAWTSFYMEFADKLLPYKNNRPQLLELIKDVFDSSGFRYPFTENGQPIDDICPFTVFGCFNKGITNENRIALMKGIGSKLGVKAAVPTEFDGIPVLNNMRAWFFGYKAERKEDDISNLWDVFEAGINYADNPSEVSKAAFIACYDKVRMQLGIKWNLTMGLYWIRPFSYLNLDERNRSYLTQNDAPYYTSIARISNLKQLPGAKTYLELIAACKEIFAISDIPHHSFPELSHAAWTISTSGEQNKKSSSASFLKWFAPLINALKELGGSATPEQARKQIISDLNLPDEIINETRGKTAVKKFDNEVAFARNYLAYEGYIDSSVRGIWSLTEKGRSAPMNDEIASEIFLKWAEIFKKRRESAEDVFINERNTNEKRYWIYAPGNKSSKWEEFYSQGIMGIGWDEMGDLKQYPSKDAMKTKMKELYGAEYSYMNSALATWQFANVIQAGDIVYVKKGMRKVIGRGIVESDYIFDDGREEYKHIRKIKWTHNGEWEHPGQAVMKTLTDITLYTNYVHKLEALFIDDDSTDVPEEKEIVYDPYTEDDFLSEVFMDAGRYSTLVNLLKNKKNIILQGAPGVGKTFAAKRLAFSMMGQKDTSRVMMVQFHQSYSYEDFIMGFRPSKDGFELTPGPFYQFCKAAQDDDERDYFFIIDEINRGNVSKIFGELLMLIEKEKRGEKLRLLYSNELFSVPQNVYIIGMMNTADRSLAIIDYALRRRFAFFELEPAFDSEGFQAIMQQANNPKFNALVEQIKALNEFISKDESLGSGFRIGHSFLCANGEITDEWLEAVIKYELLPLLSEYWFDEPSKVEQWTKRLCGALDD
- the mcrC gene encoding 5-methylcytosine-specific restriction endonuclease system specificity protein McrC, whose amino-acid sequence is MIRIQNIYYMLAYAFQVLNEDGYKKVATEEFAHASDLFAAILAKGIASQIKRGLSREYVSKTEAISSPAGKINVSASVKQNSMLKKQLVCDYDEFTENAYMNKILKTTAMLLIRCPEVSVPHKKSLNKAMLYFSNVDEVAPHRIQWSGIRYHRNNAAYKMLLNICYLVIEGMLLTEQDGSRKLARYVDDQHMHRLYEKFVLEYYRRHFPQFNASAAHIDWDVDGGEIDYLPSMKSDITLRYQGKTLIIDTKYYEHTMQTNSFYNSRTLHSHNMYQIFTYVKNMDAANSGNVSGLLLYAKTDEEIVPDSDYLIGGNRISVKTIDLNTDFSNIAKQLNAIAERLLL